The stretch of DNA CAAAGGAATCGGTACACGGCATAACAAAGAAAATTCCTATGGACAAACAGGAGAAAGCCTGAATTTTCAGttccaaaaaataaaacattacattactaTCTTGCATCAAAGATTTAAAATTACGCATTTCTTAAACCACAAATTATacagttgataaaaaaaaaaaaaaatcaaatagaaATTGTGAGTGTTTCTACCTGGTCCTTTAGCCTTCCTGTCTGTAATGCGGCCCAGTCTGAAGATAACTGCGCGCTCATACTCCTGAACAATCTGCAATAACAACAGGATGACCACAGCACAAGCTCAATTCACATTCAGATGTGCAATAAAGGAAATATCAGTTTCTGCACTCTAACCTGCTGTGCTGACTTTTTGAGTTCACTCACCTTCAGACAAAACCAGATGGTGATGGGGAAGAGAAGAGCTGTGAAGATGCCAGAGAGTATGACTAGGATCCAACCAACGCATCCCAAAGACCCTGTCCGTTCAGCTAGAGAGAGGGacaacagtgtgtgtttgaatctGTTTGGCACACTGTGAAATCCCTCAAAGAAATATGAAATAGAGAGGAAAGCCTCCTTGTTATAGCAAAGTAAGAGATGTGAACAGGTTTGCAAGGAGAAACAAGATCTGATTCACTGGGGCATAATGAGGGGTAATATAAACATCGGTCCAGAAGCTCACAGATCAGAGTGTGAAATTACTTTGGATCCCTTTGTAAGTGGATCATAAGTGGAGGATATCTTTAGGCCCTCTTTCAACCCTTAACTGCTAAAAAAAGGCCAACACACTACACATAATGGTATTCATTTTGTCCTCAAAATCATAATAGAACATTATTTATTAACACTGATACTAGCAGTTCACACGCAGATAAACTCACAGTTAACACTATGAGAAACTCTCACACCATAAGTGCAAAAAGTTAAATGTTTACCCATGCAACATTATCTCTGGAGTGCTGCTTTGGTAATAACATGAGTCTTTAAGTGAGGGAAAGGTTGTACCATGTCATAGTTTTCAGCTTAAATGACTGTAGTTCAGTTTCTATTTGTGTATGTTTTGGAACAAAGTCATTCAATTTCACACTGAATCCCTGGTGGTCACAGTGTTTACCTTGTGGTTATAGACAAAACAGCTTTCAATtgaatgtatacacacatatcaAGGGCACATTTAGACTCAATGGTTTATACCTCAGCACCATGCAGTATCATATGCggattatattttaatatactTTGTACTTTATGGTCTTTGTACTGCTTTGGTTATGATTTCCGTTGTGCTATAAGCAACATTACTCTTTCTAGGTCAAACCACATAAAATGTGGTTTCCTGTTTTTGAACTAAAGGACATTTTACCACTGCAATAAACTGCAATGGAGCACTGTTGCACATTAGAGAACCTTGCAACTTTGCTTCCCTTGTTCCACATAATCTATGGTAGATACTGGAAAAACCCTTGCGTAGTTTATGAGGATTGCTGAAACATAATCCTAGTTTACACTGTACCAATCTTCATTataaatatgtgtatttgttttcaatTAAATAGGTTTTAATAGCACCAAAACCTGTGGGTTTCTTTGGATGGAAGAATTATAATTGGAACTGTACACAAATCTTCACATGTGCACCCAATGATGTTTGTTGATTTGTGCCTCGTCACTAACAAACACCTGAGTGAACGTGTTCGCATGTAAAGGATGTGTACACACAGCCTTCTATGTTACGTGATCCTGTCCAACAGGTTGGTGATAACAAATATTTGGAAAGTACTGTAATTATGCTTCAACATGATGTGATATGAAAAGGagccattatcagcaaccaaatTAGGCACATTTACACCCAAGCCAAACCCAACATGTGTGACATGGCAGCTCCTTGTTCACCTGACTTCACAGAGCAACACACATATAAAGGgagacgcacacaaacacttaGAGTCACATGCTTTCAGGACTCTTATCTCAGTGACTCATGCGATTTCTGTCTCTATGACGATGGAGTTCTACTTTGCCCCAGCCTCTCTGGCTGCTTTCCTGCTACACAGGTGAGCTCCTACGTATACAtcatacataatacataatacaCTCTCGCTCACATAACTGACAATGTCATGGTAACATTCAACATGGAACTTGTGTTTCAGGGAAGAGTAAACAACTCCATTGTTGATCTAAGCCTTACACCAAGTCTGGTGTTGGTAATATTTAACACAAGTAGTGAAGTAACATTAAAGCTCAGAAGCAAAGACAGACAAAAGAAATGTGGTTTATCTTACATATTAAATCCTCTTTGCTTATTCCTCTTCTCTTCTGGCTTTCCATTTGGTCCTCCATTTCCATGTGCTGGTTACAACTGAGAGAGGAAGCGTGTGGAGAGAGTTTGTTGAAGTGTATCTGATGAGGAGGGAGTCACCCAGCCTTTTAAAGCTGTAATGCTGCAATATAATGTCGCTCAGAAGTGTAGGTGTGGTTCCGACGCTGAGTTGATCATCAACAAATACAATTATCATGATGCTAACAGGAATCTATAATCTCAATGTTTATCAAATACTGACTTTtcatgaaagaaaaagaaatcctaTTTTTTGCATATAAATGGAGGTAATTTAAAATACTGGTAACATAGAATAATATAGGATATTAAAtgaatggttttttttttttcataatgcagCTGTCATTGCCAAATAGGGTCTTTGCATAGTCAATCTTACCAGTCCCAACCCAAAATATTAAGAAATAATGTACTGATGGCATTTCTTTGTAGAAAGTAGAGATGCAGAATACAATGCTGCACTTTCCCTTATTTCACTTCAACATCTGTGGATATCCAAAAACGAGCTCATTTGTCTCTGTAAAACTGGATTCAATTCTATTGTTTGAATACAGCTCTTTTTGTAGAGAACCAATCATGGTTATCAATGCTTTATGGTGTCTGTAAAAATGAGTTAAattgaatgaataaatacagaTAGGGAAAACTCAAAACACAGAGGCCATCATTTGTTGATTGGGGTGAACAAAATGTCTTGTACACTTGCTGTAGTACATGGGACCATGTTTGTTACATTAACATTATTTTCCTTTAGAATAAATAGCAAGGTAAAGGACTAATTCGTAacattacttaaataaaagaaattaaataaatataagcaTTTATATTGCAATTCTGCTGCTGACGAAATAGACACATTCTTACAAATAGCAAAGTTATATAAAGAACAATTATAAAGATCAGATAATATGCCTTGAAATAAATGAAGTAACTGAAAAACCTTTTTATATGCATAATTAATAAAATGATATTCACTAATAATAGGTTTGGTTAAGGAGATAACGAATGGAAATGGAAAATTCTGAATGATGGGAAAAAGAAATTGCTCCATTGAGATCCCATGACTGGTGTTTAAGTCTCATGACTAATTGACAAATGACTGATTGCATCACCTGTGTGTTTAGCAATATTACAGACGCTCATGATAAGTAAGATGTGCCCTAAATGACTATAAGCAGGCTGTAAAACTGTTGGGTTggataaaataacagaaaataaaacaataattgcCTATCAATTAAGGTATATGTTTACCACAGCCTTCAGTACAGATTATATTATCTGGTCACTGTTGAGGCTGTACTTTGTAATATTTAACAATTATCCTGTTAATTAAGTCTTTCTTTGACCATGAACCTTTACTTTAACCTTTTGAACTTTGCTGGTACAATAAAGTATGTCCATTTGCCACATTAATTAGCATTTTTAACCTAGTGCACTCGCAATTTATCAGACTTTTCAGCCTCTTTTGATTGTGACATAAATATGTGATGATTGTTACTTCTTTAACATCTGGCCTTCAACTATAGGATAGCATGTCTAGCTGTCAATATTTATCTTTATATTattttgaataataataattaataataatgtaaatgtatatttccTGATAGGCATGGCATCGCACAGAATAGAAAACAGCAACAGCTAAAGCAACCAGCAGTTTACtgacaaataataaaacaggtgcaaatacaaaaaaagggcaaaacagacaaaagaaCCAAGGGCAACCAACAATGTGTCTATTACTCTCAACTGTCTCTTAGCGGACTGAGGTGTACAGTAAATGAGGTAAAATGACAGTTTTCACTATGTTGCAAAGCATTgctgaagaacacagacattttttttatctcaagtCCATATATCAATCAACAAATGCTTGTTCTCAGAAACAtctgcatacagtatatatggtcAAATACTGTAATAATAGCATAAGCAGGGCGGCATCGTTTCAAAGAAATTTGTAAACATATGAAATGTGAATCACAGTAAACTGCTGACAGCCACAAGTGTGTGTTCACTGAAACACAGACATGAACTGCACTCCCACCCTTGACACAGCACGAGGATTACAAATATTTATGGGGTGCCCACTTCAAAATATGACCGCGCCATACAGCTCACCTAACAATGTCATGTCATAATACAATATTCAATTCaggacaatcaatcaatcagtatCATGTCTCATCACGCATGTCTGTTTCACTGAGACTGGACATGAAATACTACACGAGGATAGTGTCAATTCATTACATGATATCATGTACatttttcaatttcatttcTATAATTCATTATTCACTAATAAATGTCGATAAACTTGATTAAAAACAGCCAAGTCCAGCTAACATTGAAACCAGTAACGGTCTACTTGTAAAACCTAACAACTTTGACAACTGATATTTACAACTGTTCACTATGAATAATATAGGAAATATGCTATCTCCCCCACACACTATTTCACTGTATTCACAATAGTGTTTCTTGTAGTAGTAAGTCATTCTCCTGGCTGTAACATAATACATTACTGAAACTCTCCAACCCGTTCTGTGCCCTTCAGGGTTCAAGGCGAAATTAAAATTAAACGTCTCAACTGCTGAAGGGTAGGGCAGGGTGTATGATAAGGGTCGTTGTGTAAGTGTACTCAATGTTTCAAAGTGTATTGTGGGTTTCACTGCCAACCCAGCTGTGGGTGCAGGCCTGGTTGGAGGGGAAAGGGGTTTCCTGGGCCTGGAGGGTAGTTGGTGAAACTGTTGGGCTGAGGAGGAAAGCTCTCCAAAGCAGATGTGGGATGAGCCTGGaacaagacaaagaaaagcagtgtTTTTGTAGCAGAGAGGCTTTATCAAACTgacatttaaatgattttacTCTGCCAGAGtacagtgtgtatatgtgtgtgtgtgtgtgtgtgtgtgtgtgtgtctctacctGCAGCAGAGCAGACTGCATGGTTGGGTTGTGGAGGCCACCGAGGGTAGCAGGGGAAGCAGAGGGAGAGAAGCCTGGTACCCCAGGGAAGGACAGCAAGCCAGGGAACCCACTACTTCCTGGAGGCTGGAGTCCACTGCTCAACCTTTAACACACAGAATACACATGCTATTTGAATTataataatgtttatattttttcataCTTTACTATACTATGTTGCCATTCCCCAggtataaatattaaaaaagtatAACTTGCTTGCTCAGTTAATAGCTCTTGCAAGAAAGACGTCACCCACCTCTTGAGTGtgtaaaatgtcagcaaaagGTGAGTATTGTGCTTGTTCAACACTTCACTGACAAGATAACTTACTAAATATATGGCTGACAATAATCACCTAGTAGCCAACTGCCAAAGAACAACACAAACCAAAGTATAGGCCCGACACTCCAGAGTAGAAATACAAGTGGACTTTGCACTTGTAGGTGCAGTGTTTCCACTTATAAAACCCAAAGTGGAAAATCAATGTACATGATTTATGACGCCCTTTTTTCAGCCATTTTACAAGCAAGTGTAAATCAATGTCATATGTTCAAATTACTAACTACTGTGGTTACTAGAAATGGAAGACAAAATAGAATTACTGTAACAGCCAGCAAAATTGGcatacacacacctacagtacATTAAAATAGAGTAGCTGCTATGGTATTTTCATGTAGGCTAAATTAAATAATATCAGGAGATCAATATAAAATCAACAGGTTAATTTTAGATTATCCATATAACATGGCTTCTGTATACTGGCcagtaaaaatgttgaaagCTCACATACCCAGGCTGGAAGTTGGAGCTGAAAGCAGACGCAAAGCCTGGCAAAACTGGCGATGATGATGGAACTCCAgctgcggctgctgctgccgctgctgctgcctgcAGTGGTGCCACTGATGCTACTGAGGATGAAGAGGCTACTGGCAGTCCCAGGAATGAAGACAACACAGGGCTCCCAGCACCGTGCCCTCCTGAAACTCCCAACCCTGCGAAGGCAGCGGGGCTAGGACCAGGCGCAAGGCCTTGGAATATGGAGGGGGCAGAGGTGAGGCCCAGACCGAAAGGGGAGGCTCCACCTGGGGCAGCGTTGGGAGCCAGGCCTGGGTAGATTGAGGTTGGTGGATGGTTAGAAATGTTAGTAGTGGGAGGCATTGCGGGCATGGACGAAGCCatggaggaaggagggagagaggaagaaagggagGAAAAGGGGGATAGGCAAGGATAATGAGAGGCTGCTGGGCTGGAGGACAGAGCTTGGAAGCCGCTGATAGCAACAGGactagagagagagacttgAGGAGAACCTGAGGGGTGTGACAGACCCAAAGAACGAGCCAAGGCAGCCTGGGCAGAACCTGGAACCACAAGAGAGCTAAGAGAGGGTGTGCCAGAGCGAGAGGTGCCCTTGAAAGCAGAGGGCACAGGGCTGTTACTGCCACTGTTGCTACCCCCAGTGTGTCTGTTGAGGACTCCAGCTGCCATGGCAGCCTGAATCTGTGCAGAATGAGCTGGGGAGAGTTTGGGACTGGGGCCCGGGGTGGAACAACTCGGAATAACTGGAGTGGATGGTCCACAGGGGGTGTAACTTCGGATCACTGACCCAGAGGGGTTACCTGCTTGTGGGTGTATGCCAGGGTGAGTGAGACCTGACTGGTGGTCTGTGGACTGGGAAAAAACCCTCTGCTGAGTTGAGCCCATGGAGTTCGTCTGAGATAAGGGGTCTGGGCCGCTGCGGGAGGTGGCAGGGGTGCCTGGTCGGGAAACGGCATGGAAGGGGGAAGGGGAGAAACCCCCGCTGCCGGGGACAGGAGTTCCACAAGGGGTGCCTGAAGGGGTGTGGGCTTTAATGACAGATGAGGGTGTCGGTGTAGCATGGCCACTGGAGGTCTGTGGACCTGCTTTAATCACAGATGGGGATGGAgcaggggagggagagggggcaTTTGGGTTGTGAGACGGAACCATGCCAGGGAAAACTGGTGTTATAGGGGTTGTGGGAGGCGGCTGAGCAGGAGAAGTCTGGGGTGGGACAGGAGTAGAAGGTGTGGATCCATGAGGAATGAAGAGGGGCCCGCTGTTGACTCCAGGTGTGGTGTTCTGCAGATTGCCTGGCCTGGCATAACCTGGAGGGAGAAAAAGATCAGAGTTGGTGAAAAAGGTAATCTAAAAATGAAGACTGCTATTACATGACATGATGTTACAATCAACTACgaaaagaagaaacatttttttatttaaaaagtaccACATAGTTGCATATTTTCTGATCACTagttttttttgaaaacatttttcaatCCAGGAAACAGACAGAATAGGTTAAAACCCAACACCCCAAACTATTGTAAAAGAAGCAATACACtcacatttattaaaaaaaaaagagagagagaggagagacacagCAAGGAGGAATAGTCAGAGAGCATCCCTGCGAGCAACTTTTTACATGGAAATTCTAAACATTTTCAAGATTGGAATATGTCTTCTTTTTACCTTTGGGgaaatgtttaaataactcatttTGCTTGGTAACCTTAAATTCACTTTCATCACACAGTGTGCTTATCTCACATTTGTCAATTTAATACACCTTGAGACATTTTATGCGTATGACCACATATCTCCCCAAAGGCCCTAAAAGATGTATTTCAACTGTGAAAACTGATGAGACAgtgcgtttaaaaaaaacaatacgtTAACCCAAGCAATGCATGTTAAATGCTAGCACACAGCATGATtccagaaagaaaaacattaatgaCATTAGTTTGAAGCTATTTCCAGTCCAGGCAACCACAGACCTGTCCTCACAATTCACCAAAGCATAGGCCTACTTCTACACCGACTGACCAGAAAACTGACACCTGCAATGCAATACAACAGCCTTGCAAAAGAAATATGTTTATGACCACTGTTTtagttgtttgtgtgttgatACCATTCTGGGGTGTTGTATTGCATTGTATAATATTGACAAGTATTGAAATAGAATTTTTCCATTTTGTCTACTTCACCTACATATTTGGAGAAGAACAAATTCTGGATTATATCAAATATAACAGAAATGTGGTTGCATTGGATGTAATCTAATACGGCAACACCCCCCGAAAATGATTGCAGAATTAAATCGACATCTCTCTAACACTTATAAATTAAGGAATCCAATACACAGCtgtattggattgcattaaAATATAAGGGGGATGTATTTTTCTGGTCACTCAGTGCATTCCAGAAGTAAGAAGCACATTCTTCACCTGATAAAGGCCTTAAACTTGAGAAGCGCAGGTAAGCAGCATGCCAGGTAGTTAGGCAGCAAGCTTCAAAGTGTCTAtttgctgtcacacacacaagcttCCATCGAATCATACCTGCTACTTTGTGGGTGGAGTTGTAGGGGGGAGGGGGCACACTGGTTGTAATAA from Sander lucioperca isolate FBNREF2018 chromosome 13, SLUC_FBN_1.2, whole genome shotgun sequence encodes:
- the proser1 gene encoding proline and serine-rich protein 1 isoform X2, whose product is MDKKSFDIVLDEIRKCVLTDQRIKAIEQVHGYFSSEQVMEILKYFSWAEPQIKAVKALQHKMVAIPTTKVANILNCFTFSKDRLVVLELIALNISDAQNYRPVEDLFRIHLSEKKRARRILEQVCKVGCKAPVAMISSCGMIPGNPYPKGRPSLVSGTFPGIPPVKKEGEKKDDTSNNLDGKGISARIIGPFKPFPSTYNPHRPVPYPIPPCRPHATIAPSYARPGNLQNTTPGVNSGPLFIPHGSTPSTPVPPQTSPAQPPPTTPITPVFPGMVPSHNPNAPSPSPAPSPSVIKAGPQTSSGHATPTPSSVIKAHTPSGTPCGTPVPGSGGFSPSPFHAVSRPGTPATSRSGPDPLSQTNSMGSTQQRVFSQSTDHQSGLTHPGIHPQAGNPSGSVIRSYTPCGPSTPVIPSCSTPGPSPKLSPAHSAQIQAAMAAGVLNRHTGGSNSGSNSPVPSAFKGTSRSGTPSLSSLVVPGSAQAALARSLGLSHPSGSPQVSLSSPVAISGFQALSSSPAASHYPCLSPFSSLSSSLPPSSMASSMPAMPPTTNISNHPPTSIYPGLAPNAAPGGASPFGLGLTSAPSIFQGLAPGPSPAAFAGLGVSGGHGAGSPVLSSFLGLPVASSSSVASVAPLQAAAAAAAAAAGVPSSSPVLPGFASAFSSNFQPGLSSGLQPPGSSGFPGLLSFPGVPGFSPSASPATLGGLHNPTMQSALLQAHPTSALESFPPQPNSFTNYPPGPGNPFPLQPGLHPQLGWQ
- the proser1 gene encoding proline and serine-rich protein 1 isoform X1, whose amino-acid sequence is MDKKSFDIVLDEIRKCVLTDQRIKAIEQVHGYFSSEQVMEILKYFSWAEPQIKAVKALQHKMVAIPTTKVANILNCFTFSKDRLVVLELIALNISDAQNYRPVEDLFRIHLSEKKRARRILEQVCKVGCKAPVAMISSCGMIPGNPYPKGRPSLVSGTFPGIPPVKKEGEKKDDTSNNLDGKGISARIIGPFKPFPSTYNPHRPVPYPIPPCRPHATIAPSAYNNAGLVSVGGVITTSVPPPPYNSTHKVAGYARPGNLQNTTPGVNSGPLFIPHGSTPSTPVPPQTSPAQPPPTTPITPVFPGMVPSHNPNAPSPSPAPSPSVIKAGPQTSSGHATPTPSSVIKAHTPSGTPCGTPVPGSGGFSPSPFHAVSRPGTPATSRSGPDPLSQTNSMGSTQQRVFSQSTDHQSGLTHPGIHPQAGNPSGSVIRSYTPCGPSTPVIPSCSTPGPSPKLSPAHSAQIQAAMAAGVLNRHTGGSNSGSNSPVPSAFKGTSRSGTPSLSSLVVPGSAQAALARSLGLSHPSGSPQVSLSSPVAISGFQALSSSPAASHYPCLSPFSSLSSSLPPSSMASSMPAMPPTTNISNHPPTSIYPGLAPNAAPGGASPFGLGLTSAPSIFQGLAPGPSPAAFAGLGVSGGHGAGSPVLSSFLGLPVASSSSVASVAPLQAAAAAAAAAAGVPSSSPVLPGFASAFSSNFQPGLSSGLQPPGSSGFPGLLSFPGVPGFSPSASPATLGGLHNPTMQSALLQAHPTSALESFPPQPNSFTNYPPGPGNPFPLQPGLHPQLGWQ